In Taeniopygia guttata chromosome 7, bTaeGut7.mat, whole genome shotgun sequence, a single window of DNA contains:
- the FRZB gene encoding secreted frizzled-related protein 3 isoform X1 codes for MSLCLSAEGDPPPLRRALLCSGPGCGRRGGTPCAPGGGSAAGPSQAGGAAPRRARPLGPSLTDGAGGMWRGLPVLALAGLLLLGRAPAARGAACEPVRIPLCKPLPWNMTKMPNHLHHSTQANAVLAMEQFEGLLGTNCSPDLLFFLCAMYAPICTIDFQHEPIKPCKSVCERARAGCEPVLVRYSHAWPDSLACDELPVYDRGVCISPEAIVTAEGADFPMDSNNGNCRGAGIERCKCKPVKATQKTYLRNNYNYVIRAKVKEVKTKCHDVTAVVEVKEILKSSLVNIPKDTVNLHTNSGCLCPPLSANEEYIIMGYEDEERSRLLLVEGSIAEKWKERLGKKIKRWDQKLRQAGRARAEPGGGEAAPKPGGARPARS; via the exons atgtctctctgtctctccgCAGAAGGAGATCCCCCTCCCCTGCGCAGGGCTCTCCTTTGTtcggggccgggctgcgggcGGAGAGGCGGGACCCCGTGCGCGCCCGGCGGgggcagcgcggcggggccgagccAGGCGGGCGGagccgccccgcgccgcgctcGCCCGCTCGGCCCCTCGCTTACCGACGGGGCGGGCGGCATGTGGCGGGGGCTGCCGGTGCTGGCCCTGgccgggctgctgctgctggggcgggcgccggcggcgcggggggcggccTGCGAGCCGGTGCGCATCCCGCTGTGCAAGCCGCTGCCCTGGAACATGACCAAGATGCCGAACCACCTGCACCACAGCACGCAGGCCAACGCCGTGCTGGCCATGGAGCAGTTCGAGGGGCTGCTGGGCACCAACTGCAGCCCCgacctcctcttcttcctctgcgcCATGTACGCGCCCATCTGCACCATCGACTTCCAGCACGAGCCCATCAAGCCCTGCAAGTCCGTCTGCGAGCGCGCCCGCGCCGGCTGCGAGCCCGTCCTGGTCCGCTACAGCCACGCCTGGCCCGACAGCCTGGCCTGCGACGAGCTGCCGGTCTACGACCGCGGGGTCTGCATCTCCCCCGAGGCCATCGTCACCGCCGAGGGCGCGG ATTTCCCTATGGATTCTAATAACGGCAACTGTAGAGGTGCTGGCATTG AGCGCTGCAAGTGCAAGCCTGTGAAAGCCACCCAGAAGACCTACCTACGCAACAACTACAACTACG TCATTCGGGCTAAAGTGAAGGAGGTGAAGACTAAATGCCACGATGTCACTGCAGTAGTGGAAGTAAAGGAGATCCTGAAATCTTCCCTAGTGAACATTCCAAAGGACACTGTAAACCTCCACACGAATTCTGGCTGCCTGTGTCCACCCCTCAGTGCCAATGAAGAATACATCATTATGGGCTATGAGGACGAGGAGCGCTCCAG GTTACTCCTGGTGGAAGGCTCCATAGCTGAGAAGTGGAAGGAACGTCttggtaaaaaaataaag CGCTGGGACCAGAAGCTGCGGCAGGCGGGCAGGGCGCGGGCAGAGCCCGGTGGCGGCGAGGCGGCTCCGAAGCCCGGCGGTGCCCGGCCGGCCCGCAGCTAG
- the FRZB gene encoding secreted frizzled-related protein 3 isoform X2, with product MSLCLSAEGDPPPLRRALLCSGPGCGRRGGTPCAPGGGSAAGPSQAGGAAPRRARPLGPSLTDGAGGMWRGLPVLALAGLLLLGRAPAARGAACEPVRIPLCKPLPWNMTKMPNHLHHSTQANAVLAMEQFEGLLGTNCSPDLLFFLCAMYAPICTIDFQHEPIKPCKSVCERARAGCEPVLVRYSHAWPDSLACDELPVYDRGVCISPEAIVTAEGADFPMDSNNGNCRGAGIERCKCKPVKATQKTYLRNNYNYVIRAKVKEVKTKCHDVTAVVEVKEILKSSLVNIPKDTVNLHTNSGCLCPPLSANEEYIIMGYEDEERSRLLLVEGSIAEKWKERLGKKIKNPGKSSATEKIPFC from the exons atgtctctctgtctctccgCAGAAGGAGATCCCCCTCCCCTGCGCAGGGCTCTCCTTTGTtcggggccgggctgcgggcGGAGAGGCGGGACCCCGTGCGCGCCCGGCGGgggcagcgcggcggggccgagccAGGCGGGCGGagccgccccgcgccgcgctcGCCCGCTCGGCCCCTCGCTTACCGACGGGGCGGGCGGCATGTGGCGGGGGCTGCCGGTGCTGGCCCTGgccgggctgctgctgctggggcgggcgccggcggcgcggggggcggccTGCGAGCCGGTGCGCATCCCGCTGTGCAAGCCGCTGCCCTGGAACATGACCAAGATGCCGAACCACCTGCACCACAGCACGCAGGCCAACGCCGTGCTGGCCATGGAGCAGTTCGAGGGGCTGCTGGGCACCAACTGCAGCCCCgacctcctcttcttcctctgcgcCATGTACGCGCCCATCTGCACCATCGACTTCCAGCACGAGCCCATCAAGCCCTGCAAGTCCGTCTGCGAGCGCGCCCGCGCCGGCTGCGAGCCCGTCCTGGTCCGCTACAGCCACGCCTGGCCCGACAGCCTGGCCTGCGACGAGCTGCCGGTCTACGACCGCGGGGTCTGCATCTCCCCCGAGGCCATCGTCACCGCCGAGGGCGCGG ATTTCCCTATGGATTCTAATAACGGCAACTGTAGAGGTGCTGGCATTG AGCGCTGCAAGTGCAAGCCTGTGAAAGCCACCCAGAAGACCTACCTACGCAACAACTACAACTACG TCATTCGGGCTAAAGTGAAGGAGGTGAAGACTAAATGCCACGATGTCACTGCAGTAGTGGAAGTAAAGGAGATCCTGAAATCTTCCCTAGTGAACATTCCAAAGGACACTGTAAACCTCCACACGAATTCTGGCTGCCTGTGTCCACCCCTCAGTGCCAATGAAGAATACATCATTATGGGCTATGAGGACGAGGAGCGCTCCAG GTTACTCCTGGTGGAAGGCTCCATAGCTGAGAAGTGGAAGGAACGTCttggtaaaaaaataaag AACCCTGGGAAATCCAGTGCCACAGAGAAAATACCGTTTTGCTGA